A region of Verrucomicrobiota bacterium DNA encodes the following proteins:
- the ggt gene encoding gamma-glutamyltransferase, with translation MKLNKVISLCLWFTCVLTPKLLLGANAATIASNGMVVSANDQASEVGIEIMTRGGNAIDSAVATAFALAVTHPTAGNIGGGGFLVYRPDQGEPICYDFREMAPKASFPEMWLVDGVYDPKKHHHSYWSVGIPGTVAGLYLAWQEHGKLPWRDLVKPAIDLAQKGIVVTHELSASIKGVLPRMSKYPASLAKFTRHGVPYEAGEIWKQPDLADSLKRIASKGPDGFYKGETAELLVAEMEANDGLITLEDLASYEPKKRSPVQGSYRGYKIISMPPPSSGGTTLVEMLNMLEAFNLKETGFGSADTLHLMTEAMRRAYEDRAKYLGDPDFTSDMPLERLLSKRYAAQLGSSIEMSHASVSSPEQSRQSKESEETTHFSVVDKERNAVSLTYTLEFGYGSGIVVPGAGFLLNNEMGDFNAGPGLTDDQGLIGTPANLAEPGKRMLSSMTPTILEKDGELFMVTGTPGGRTIINTVMQTILNVIDHEMNAQAAVDAGRIHHQWMPDQVSYETHGFSPDTLKELERRGHTLKERSNQGSAEVIIHRIEEGLLEGGVDRRVPDGGVGTW, from the coding sequence ATGAAACTAAATAAGGTTATTAGCCTGTGTTTATGGTTCACATGCGTATTAACACCTAAACTCCTTCTTGGAGCCAATGCGGCCACCATAGCTAGCAATGGCATGGTGGTTTCTGCAAACGACCAGGCCTCTGAAGTGGGTATCGAGATTATGACGCGTGGTGGCAATGCCATCGACTCAGCAGTTGCTACCGCTTTCGCTTTGGCTGTTACGCATCCAACCGCAGGAAATATCGGAGGTGGAGGTTTTCTTGTTTATCGACCTGATCAAGGCGAACCCATTTGTTATGATTTTCGAGAAATGGCCCCCAAGGCATCCTTTCCCGAAATGTGGCTGGTCGATGGTGTTTACGATCCAAAGAAACATCACCATAGCTACTGGTCGGTGGGTATTCCAGGAACGGTGGCAGGTCTTTACCTTGCCTGGCAGGAGCACGGAAAACTTCCGTGGAGAGATTTAGTTAAACCCGCGATAGACCTGGCCCAAAAAGGTATTGTTGTAACGCATGAGCTGTCGGCTTCGATTAAAGGGGTACTTCCTCGTATGTCGAAATACCCTGCATCTTTAGCGAAGTTTACACGCCACGGGGTTCCTTATGAAGCCGGAGAAATCTGGAAACAACCTGACCTCGCCGACTCCCTCAAGCGCATCGCAAGCAAAGGTCCGGATGGTTTTTATAAGGGGGAAACCGCAGAACTGCTGGTCGCTGAGATGGAGGCGAATGACGGCCTGATCACGCTGGAAGATCTTGCCAGCTATGAGCCGAAGAAACGAAGTCCTGTGCAAGGAAGCTATCGGGGATACAAGATCATCTCCATGCCTCCGCCTAGTTCCGGTGGAACTACGCTGGTGGAAATGCTAAACATGTTGGAGGCCTTCAACTTGAAGGAGACGGGGTTCGGTTCTGCGGATACGCTGCACCTTATGACAGAGGCGATGCGCCGGGCATATGAAGACCGCGCAAAATACCTGGGGGATCCCGACTTCACCAGTGACATGCCTTTGGAACGGTTGTTATCCAAGCGTTACGCAGCACAACTTGGAAGCAGTATCGAAATGAGTCATGCTTCCGTGTCATCGCCTGAACAGTCCAGGCAATCAAAGGAAAGCGAAGAAACCACCCACTTCTCCGTCGTTGATAAAGAGCGCAATGCCGTTTCTCTTACTTATACGTTGGAGTTCGGATACGGTTCAGGAATTGTTGTGCCTGGAGCCGGATTTCTACTGAACAACGAAATGGGCGACTTTAATGCGGGCCCGGGTCTGACGGACGACCAAGGGTTAATCGGAACACCGGCCAATTTGGCCGAGCCGGGCAAACGCATGCTCAGCAGTATGACTCCCACCATTCTGGAAAAAGATGGAGAACTATTCATGGTCACTGGAACCCCTGGAGGTAGAACGATCATTAATACCGTCATGCAAACGATACTCAATGTAATTGATCACGAAATGAACGCACAAGCTGCAGTAGACGCGGGTCGAATTCACCACCAATGGATGCCAGATCAGGTTTCCTATGAAACTCATGGATTCTCCCCCGACACCCTGAAGGAACTTGAACGACGTGGTCATACGTTGAAAGAACGCTCAAATCAGGGATCCGCTGAAGTCATCATCCATAGGATCGAGGAAGGACTACTTGAAGGCGGAGTTGATCGCCGGGTGCCAGATGGTGGTGTGGGGACTTGGTAG
- a CDS encoding carboxypeptidase regulatory-like domain-containing protein yields the protein MPNNITRLLGGGTKHPTVLGHTPIVVVKTTAGSAVLGGSITVLPGTIIKMPLSSSGFYREWLDGNGHFILNGEPGNPIIFTSELDDTIGGDTNGDGNETSPAPGDWNGIRVLNPKTQFNNVEIRFAGSIGSGVINGVGYASLYINMGEESELKSFTGLHIHDAKGDALVLRDPQNWDISNSLIYDFENQGIYSYGDRTGGATLRNVTIHGGKTSISPAYAHYALVNSVLAGATESLIKKSNNNIETESLISRNNVFHGPNASLGLFYSEDGFKEITLADSVGDLIVDPMFVDAGGDNFNPDTDSPLVDAANGSLADGLDFNGFPRFDDPAVTDTGVGNPSYADIGAIEQLGSSDPTLNPDLTVDGSSITFITTSGKFFSLSELLADPLYSPNQSVKVEYKVTNEGASAALGNWVDSLYFSRNRSWEIGDSLAGSSARPSTLAPGASYTHSIVTFIPPLVDGSYHLIIRTDDRGEQLEYQNANNTGTSSNAFDLEVQSRAVTEIASLTFAAGQRTSQLFRIDASTEIGNDICVEVSATGPKARIELLAQVDGIPTVFENAAKADGLPGETATVQVPITGKGMVYILITVDDPGPEPNNVSVVTSVKPFSITELLPSQVGNNGPVTIVVKGAAFQKGDRVSIRHVDGDPVIDTTRTIFRNSGCLTAAFSFQDEKLGNYDVIVSRTDDSVVLVSGVTLIQGAPVDDALLPTISLNTPDVIRLTPLVPFKIEVSLTNPHGQDIPVLLNFASEFADFQPGGLYSTSPVREGRNSLFLIPSSETGTPGMIATGETIVTTVYYLGIERNNPGDIIIQDLAAIAVNGERSNISNVNEDSIYHDEFLDIIGNTIAENHRAASDEAARLAELGVVETDLEFLLQNIYDRHVTGFGSNSIGGVVQDSAGQPIGNATVRVVSTDSEEGRSYEGTTNSKGEFLTEGLPGDEYVVVTDGYGSSPNTVVVHGGQVSDNNTFVLPDLGDDSGPDDLSEYRHLSFLQVEDVPHLFFVRRNLVFTTRYENNAWTEPEIVGAGTNPVPVYSPTLYDGGPAIIVLHERAGRNLSSDIDVPVDPNDVQLLVALSLPDGEGGWIRHEPVEYAFSDDAAFSSFDSVLTADGEPIVLWTGGDVANQEDDTDLYYRTGPLESDLLGEPLQLVSNVSDPPPQAKLNETIEFYLPEPAFFDENGQQLPIWEPLASADDAACKFFNEAIELGFEFKKSSSKSQAKWLTRKFGTHSFLLKGVVEGEANLKEAKVAAGVDVAVGFFSDALDALDRSPNEQLNEAEKKKVGGSGKGLTVAGKARIGGVWTTNPKTCEYEFDKLTASLGLAIQARIALPNLTVYAPPLAEIYVGIAIDGVFGGEFEWATPQILPTDGKVTLAGGIGGYFTGKALGDFVEISGSLTGNIAVGYDSAIDPKTKNPAGFGLQDLSINGSLGAKVGWWTRVYSVKYDIRSGALTVKRSDGVTPEFEDGAFVTYHADGNSLTRTIITPDGWQIEETVTLTAKPGTNADYSASGISSLLADVMNDFEDESRPALITMSSGETYAFWIREKAVSGSDLTNDILMSEFVDDAWTAPMVLPTTGANREVRAVEDSNGQLLLVFAHADMTGFDANSDVSEAMAAYEDADLCYIRKTDTGWTTQQQLGSIPGTANRLKVHRLPNGDVFTTWVESNLKEGLLHVQMWDSANLFWLPSKKLTKAPVASNAALSSVGEVPMAIWSEFSMLDGAVGPEERIEELTYSTLTNGNWSIPTALNVSFFTPVDDNATNSVIQPIAEQSYDFPESENQSFSDIFNLNKQIELDMECCKVLEEQGTDGIPDARVPKVAVDDARERKRKKVSTTGSNDPNDKFGLSSFGQEGWIEANQVIPYTIRFENDPEEGATAAAQRVTITDTLDPDYDFDTFVFREFGWADVSKSVPANTQNFQIDVDYQNSDGSPLIVRVTGAFDRNTGDITIIFDSIDPATGITPFGAFDGFLQVEDESGNGQGFVRYDVKQKPDLPQGTKFENIADIIFDLNESILTPEVVHTIDLEKPTSSASSPAVSQSASFPIILTGSDPGGSGVEYWTIYQSIDGGPFFLWRGAVDVPNPVFTGTSGRSYSFYSIATDGAGLREDKDPLVETTTIVADSGIRVELMEKLTNDTVRIILLTPEGLGAEIRAETTDLTGLLVWHDIPEITVTELGENRYEIIAPFTEDSRQFYRLIAGDGQ from the coding sequence GTGCCGAATAACATCACTCGTCTTTTGGGTGGAGGCACGAAGCACCCCACTGTGTTGGGTCATACACCCATTGTAGTTGTGAAAACAACAGCGGGCTCTGCAGTATTGGGCGGCTCGATTACTGTCCTTCCAGGTACGATTATCAAGATGCCCCTATCCTCAAGTGGATTTTATAGGGAATGGCTGGATGGTAACGGACATTTTATATTGAATGGGGAACCGGGTAATCCCATTATATTTACCTCAGAGTTGGACGACACCATTGGTGGCGATACCAACGGGGACGGAAATGAAACTTCCCCTGCACCAGGAGATTGGAATGGTATCCGAGTTCTAAATCCTAAAACTCAATTTAACAATGTAGAGATACGGTTCGCTGGAAGTATCGGTTCGGGCGTTATTAATGGAGTTGGGTACGCTTCCCTATACATCAATATGGGGGAGGAATCAGAATTAAAATCATTTACGGGACTTCATATTCACGATGCCAAAGGTGACGCGTTGGTCCTGAGGGATCCTCAAAACTGGGATATATCCAACAGCCTAATTTATGATTTTGAAAATCAGGGAATCTATTCCTATGGTGATAGAACGGGTGGCGCGACTCTCAGAAACGTCACAATTCATGGGGGTAAAACCTCTATTTCCCCGGCTTATGCTCATTATGCTTTGGTAAACAGTGTTCTGGCTGGTGCTACGGAAAGCCTCATTAAAAAATCAAATAATAATATAGAAACTGAGAGTTTGATCAGTAGAAATAATGTTTTTCACGGCCCGAATGCCAGTCTTGGACTTTTTTATAGTGAAGACGGATTTAAGGAGATTACCTTGGCGGACAGCGTGGGTGATCTAATAGTCGATCCCATGTTTGTGGATGCCGGTGGTGATAATTTCAATCCAGATACGGATTCACCGCTTGTGGATGCAGCGAACGGTTCGTTAGCCGATGGGTTGGATTTTAATGGCTTTCCACGTTTTGATGATCCCGCGGTAACCGACACTGGCGTTGGGAATCCCAGCTACGCAGATATAGGTGCGATTGAACAATTGGGCTCTTCGGATCCCACACTGAATCCAGATCTGACCGTAGATGGTTCTTCAATTACATTTATCACCACCAGCGGAAAGTTCTTTTCTTTAAGCGAACTGCTTGCGGATCCATTATACTCTCCCAATCAGTCAGTGAAAGTTGAATACAAAGTGACGAATGAAGGGGCATCGGCTGCGCTTGGAAACTGGGTGGACTCACTCTACTTCTCGAGGAATCGTAGCTGGGAAATCGGAGACTCCTTGGCGGGTTCTTCAGCTCGTCCTTCCACATTGGCACCTGGCGCTTCTTATACCCATTCTATCGTTACGTTTATACCGCCATTGGTGGACGGTTCTTACCACCTGATAATTCGAACTGATGACCGAGGAGAGCAACTAGAGTATCAGAATGCAAACAACACGGGTACTTCCTCCAACGCTTTCGACCTAGAAGTTCAGTCACGTGCCGTTACCGAAATTGCTTCGCTAACATTTGCGGCGGGGCAGCGTACATCCCAGCTTTTCAGAATCGATGCGTCTACTGAGATCGGGAACGACATTTGTGTCGAGGTAAGTGCTACGGGTCCGAAAGCCAGAATCGAGTTGCTGGCCCAGGTAGATGGTATCCCGACGGTGTTTGAAAATGCCGCCAAGGCGGATGGGCTTCCGGGCGAGACGGCGACGGTACAAGTTCCCATAACTGGTAAGGGTATGGTCTATATTCTTATAACCGTTGATGACCCGGGTCCCGAACCAAACAACGTCTCGGTTGTTACAAGCGTAAAACCCTTTTCCATTACTGAGTTGCTGCCGTCCCAGGTCGGAAATAACGGGCCGGTTACGATCGTTGTGAAAGGCGCTGCTTTCCAAAAGGGAGATCGGGTATCAATTCGTCACGTTGACGGTGATCCGGTTATTGATACTACGCGGACCATATTTCGGAATTCTGGTTGCCTGACTGCGGCGTTCTCATTCCAAGATGAGAAACTGGGGAACTATGATGTGATTGTTTCTCGGACTGATGATTCGGTGGTTTTAGTGTCCGGAGTAACCCTTATTCAGGGAGCCCCTGTGGATGACGCGTTGTTACCTACTATCTCATTAAACACCCCTGATGTTATAAGACTCACGCCATTAGTTCCGTTTAAAATTGAAGTAAGTTTAACAAACCCGCACGGTCAGGATATTCCCGTTCTTCTCAATTTTGCCAGCGAGTTCGCGGATTTTCAACCGGGTGGATTGTATTCTACCAGTCCAGTTCGGGAAGGCCGTAATAGTCTATTTTTAATCCCATCTTCCGAGACTGGAACTCCAGGTATGATCGCGACTGGTGAGACGATTGTCACAACTGTTTATTACCTTGGGATTGAGCGAAATAACCCCGGTGACATAATAATTCAGGACCTGGCGGCAATCGCAGTTAACGGTGAGCGTTCCAATATCAGCAATGTCAACGAGGATTCCATCTATCACGATGAATTCCTCGATATCATTGGTAATACAATCGCTGAAAATCATCGAGCTGCCAGTGACGAAGCTGCCCGGTTAGCTGAGCTGGGAGTGGTTGAAACAGACCTCGAGTTTCTTCTTCAAAATATTTATGACCGCCACGTAACTGGCTTCGGGAGCAATTCTATAGGTGGCGTTGTGCAGGATAGTGCAGGTCAACCTATTGGCAACGCAACAGTGAGAGTTGTTAGTACAGACTCTGAAGAAGGAAGGTCTTATGAGGGTACCACTAATTCGAAAGGAGAGTTTTTGACGGAAGGGCTTCCTGGAGATGAGTATGTGGTAGTTACTGACGGTTATGGAAGCAGCCCAAACACAGTTGTTGTTCATGGTGGTCAAGTTTCAGATAATAATACCTTCGTGTTACCCGATCTGGGTGATGATTCGGGACCGGACGATCTCTCCGAATACCGGCATTTGAGCTTCTTGCAGGTCGAAGACGTCCCCCATCTATTTTTTGTTAGGAGGAATCTCGTTTTCACAACGCGGTATGAAAATAACGCATGGACCGAACCAGAGATAGTAGGCGCCGGAACGAATCCTGTGCCTGTCTATTCGCCGACACTCTACGATGGGGGCCCTGCGATTATAGTACTCCATGAGAGGGCGGGACGGAATTTGAGTAGCGATATAGATGTTCCCGTGGACCCTAATGATGTTCAACTGCTGGTTGCCTTGAGTCTTCCAGATGGAGAGGGTGGTTGGATTCGCCATGAGCCGGTTGAGTATGCATTCAGCGACGATGCTGCTTTTAGTAGCTTTGACTCAGTGCTTACAGCTGATGGCGAGCCCATCGTGTTGTGGACCGGCGGTGATGTAGCTAATCAGGAGGACGATACGGATTTGTATTACCGAACCGGTCCTTTGGAATCTGATCTTCTCGGCGAACCTCTTCAATTAGTGTCGAACGTATCAGATCCGCCTCCGCAAGCTAAGTTGAACGAGACCATAGAGTTCTATTTACCTGAACCTGCGTTCTTTGATGAGAACGGCCAACAGCTTCCTATTTGGGAACCACTCGCCTCTGCTGATGACGCTGCGTGTAAATTTTTCAACGAAGCAATTGAATTGGGGTTTGAGTTCAAAAAGAGTAGTTCGAAAAGTCAGGCGAAGTGGCTCACTCGAAAATTCGGAACTCATTCGTTTTTGCTTAAGGGTGTGGTCGAAGGTGAAGCGAATCTAAAAGAAGCAAAAGTTGCTGCTGGAGTGGATGTGGCTGTTGGGTTTTTCAGTGATGCGCTAGATGCATTAGATCGAAGCCCCAACGAGCAACTGAATGAGGCCGAAAAGAAAAAGGTTGGTGGCTCAGGCAAGGGCCTAACGGTTGCTGGAAAAGCACGAATTGGCGGTGTTTGGACGACCAATCCTAAAACGTGTGAATATGAGTTCGACAAGTTAACGGCTTCGTTAGGCTTGGCGATTCAAGCGAGAATAGCTCTTCCAAATTTGACCGTCTACGCTCCGCCATTGGCTGAGATTTATGTGGGTATTGCAATAGATGGTGTCTTTGGTGGAGAATTTGAATGGGCAACACCACAAATACTTCCTACGGATGGCAAAGTTACCCTTGCGGGCGGCATTGGCGGATACTTCACTGGCAAAGCTTTAGGTGACTTTGTGGAAATTTCCGGATCTCTCACAGGAAACATCGCCGTAGGTTATGATAGTGCCATTGATCCAAAGACTAAAAATCCAGCTGGATTTGGATTACAGGACCTATCAATCAATGGTTCTTTGGGAGCAAAAGTAGGATGGTGGACTCGAGTTTATTCGGTTAAGTATGATATAAGAAGTGGGGCACTAACGGTTAAGCGAAGTGATGGAGTGACCCCTGAGTTTGAAGATGGTGCCTTCGTTACCTATCATGCAGACGGAAATAGTCTCACACGGACAATCATTACCCCTGATGGATGGCAAATTGAAGAAACAGTCACACTTACAGCCAAGCCTGGTACGAATGCAGATTACAGTGCTTCTGGTATTAGTTCGCTCCTTGCGGATGTAATGAACGATTTCGAAGACGAAAGTAGACCAGCTCTCATCACTATGTCATCGGGTGAGACATACGCTTTCTGGATACGGGAGAAAGCAGTTTCCGGATCAGATCTTACCAATGATATTCTTATGTCTGAATTTGTCGATGATGCCTGGACGGCTCCGATGGTTTTGCCTACCACAGGTGCTAATCGAGAAGTAAGGGCTGTGGAGGATTCGAATGGGCAGTTGCTTCTGGTATTTGCGCATGCTGACATGACGGGATTTGACGCTAACTCTGATGTATCGGAGGCGATGGCTGCTTATGAAGACGCAGATCTTTGCTATATTCGGAAAACGGATACAGGTTGGACTACTCAGCAGCAATTGGGCTCCATACCAGGCACCGCGAACAGGTTGAAAGTACACCGATTGCCCAATGGCGATGTTTTCACAACGTGGGTTGAAAGCAATTTGAAAGAGGGGCTGCTTCATGTCCAAATGTGGGATTCGGCCAATTTATTTTGGTTGCCATCCAAGAAACTAACCAAAGCGCCGGTTGCTTCAAATGCTGCACTGAGTTCGGTTGGGGAAGTTCCTATGGCCATATGGTCTGAGTTTTCAATGTTGGATGGCGCAGTCGGTCCAGAGGAACGCATTGAGGAACTCACTTACTCGACGCTGACGAACGGAAATTGGAGTATCCCAACGGCTTTGAATGTGTCATTCTTTACGCCGGTTGATGACAATGCTACGAATAGTGTGATTCAACCTATCGCTGAACAGAGTTACGATTTTCCCGAATCTGAGAATCAATCGTTTTCAGATATCTTCAATCTGAATAAGCAAATCGAGCTGGATATGGAATGTTGCAAGGTCCTTGAAGAACAAGGGACCGATGGTATACCTGATGCCAGAGTACCGAAAGTTGCCGTCGATGACGCGCGAGAGCGCAAACGAAAGAAGGTTAGTACAACTGGGTCCAATGACCCGAACGACAAGTTTGGTCTGAGTTCCTTTGGACAGGAAGGTTGGATCGAAGCAAATCAAGTGATTCCCTATACAATTCGTTTTGAGAACGATCCTGAAGAGGGAGCTACGGCAGCAGCCCAACGTGTGACAATCACCGACACACTCGATCCAGATTACGATTTTGATACATTTGTTTTCCGTGAGTTTGGGTGGGCTGATGTTTCGAAGTCCGTTCCGGCGAATACGCAGAATTTCCAGATAGATGTGGACTATCAGAATTCGGATGGTTCTCCGCTCATTGTGCGCGTAACGGGTGCTTTTGATCGAAACACTGGAGACATAACCATCATATTCGATTCCATAGATCCGGCGACAGGAATAACACCATTCGGGGCCTTTGATGGATTTCTTCAGGTTGAAGACGAGAGTGGAAATGGTCAGGGATTTGTCCGTTACGACGTTAAGCAGAAGCCTGATCTTCCGCAAGGTACGAAATTCGAGAATATTGCTGATATTATCTTTGATTTGAACGAATCCATCCTCACCCCTGAGGTGGTGCACACAATCGATCTGGAAAAGCCAACGAGCTCTGCCAGCAGCCCGGCGGTCTCACAATCGGCTTCTTTCCCGATCATCCTAACTGGTTCAGATCCAGGAGGCTCAGGCGTGGAATACTGGACCATTTACCAGTCAATTGATGGAGGTCCTTTCTTCCTATGGCGGGGAGCGGTAGATGTACCTAATCCAGTCTTTACCGGAACGTCCGGTCGAAGCTACTCGTTTTATAGTATAGCTACGGATGGAGCCGGTCTACGTGAAGATAAAGATCCTTTGGTTGAAACAACTACGATAGTCGCCGACTCGGGAATTCGGGTTGAGTTGATGGAGAAGCTGACGAACGATACCGTTAGAATTATTCTATTAACCCCTGAAGGATTAGGTGCAGAAATTCGTGCTGAAACTACAGACTTGACCGGTTTACTCGTTTGGCACGACATTCCTGAAATCACAGTCACCGAATTGGGTGAAAATCGTTATGAAATCATTGCACCATTTACAGAAGATTCTCGACAGTTCTATCGTTTGATTGCAGGGGATGGTCAATAA
- a CDS encoding DUF1080 domain-containing protein produces MQITTRIQTALAIATITALSFLSTATANHHASQLEPGFKSLFNGKDLTGWTGNPKLWSVENGAITGKTGEAPHNKLTHNTFLVYTGGSVDDFELRLKYRIENGNSGIQYRSKILSEGEFGPIVGGYQADFEAGTKYSGILYEEKGRAILALRGQATKILTNPENNKKPIVQVLGSLGDTDDIQTVIKSEEWNDYTIIANGNQLTHIINDRVTVSVVDEDMTGSSKSGVLALQIHVGPVMTVQFKDIQIREIK; encoded by the coding sequence ATGCAAATCACCACTCGTATTCAGACCGCCTTGGCAATTGCCACAATTACCGCACTATCATTCCTTTCCACTGCAACGGCTAATCACCATGCCTCGCAACTTGAGCCGGGATTTAAAAGCCTCTTTAACGGCAAGGACCTAACAGGATGGACGGGGAATCCAAAGCTTTGGTCGGTGGAAAATGGAGCGATAACCGGAAAGACAGGTGAGGCGCCGCACAACAAACTCACTCACAACACCTTTCTCGTTTACACCGGAGGATCGGTGGACGATTTCGAACTTCGTTTGAAGTACCGCATCGAAAATGGCAATTCTGGCATTCAGTACAGAAGCAAGATTTTGAGTGAAGGAGAATTCGGTCCCATCGTAGGTGGCTACCAGGCCGACTTCGAAGCAGGCACCAAGTATTCCGGCATTCTTTATGAAGAAAAAGGTCGGGCCATACTCGCACTCAGGGGACAAGCCACCAAGATTCTTACCAATCCCGAAAACAACAAAAAACCCATCGTTCAAGTTCTCGGTTCACTGGGAGACACAGATGACATTCAAACCGTAATCAAATCCGAAGAGTGGAATGATTACACCATCATCGCCAACGGCAATCAGCTCACTCATATCATCAACGATCGTGTGACAGTTTCGGTAGTCGATGAAGACATGACTGGCAGTTCGAAGTCCGGGGTTCTCGCTTTACAAATTCACGTGGGTCCGGTCATGACCGTTCAGTTCAAGGATATTCAGATTCGCGAGATAAAATAG